A single region of the Hyphomicrobiales bacterium genome encodes:
- the emrB gene encoding Colistin resistance protein EmrB produces the protein MSATVAASDERPPFLVLGIPARKFIAFIFMVFGMFMAILDIQIVSASLAEIQAGLAASADEISWVQTSYLIAEVIMIPLSGFLSRALSTRWLFSMSAAGFTVMSFLCATASSIDQMIVYRALQGFIGGGMIPTVFATAFSAFPRNKQAVVSPIIGLVATLAPTIGPTIGGYLTDIFSWHWLFLVNIVPGVIVAVATFLLVDFDEPDLKLLDRFDWWGLLFMAGFLGSLEYVLEEGPTNDWFDDQAIVVLTVVAAASCVAFFARVLMAKMPVVDIRAFKDRNFATGSAFSFVMGIGLYGLTYLYPVYLGRIRGYSALMIGETMFVSGLAMFFAAPLAGRLMTKLDPRVMMGLGFAGFALGTWQVTNITSDWDFWELFVPQVLRGVSMMICMVPISNVALGTLPPQEIKNASGLFNLTRNLGGAVGLALINTLLNNRLDLHLARLHEQVAWGRTAAEETLAKMTQGFSALGSNADLAAIKQLAGIVRQQATVMAFADVFYALTFLFLALVVILPMVKKPRGAAGSDSGGH, from the coding sequence ATGAGCGCGACTGTTGCGGCCAGCGATGAGCGGCCGCCCTTTCTGGTGCTGGGGATCCCCGCACGGAAGTTCATCGCCTTCATCTTCATGGTGTTCGGGATGTTCATGGCCATCCTGGACATCCAGATCGTGTCCGCCTCGCTCGCGGAGATCCAGGCAGGTCTTGCAGCGAGCGCGGACGAAATCTCCTGGGTGCAGACGAGCTATCTGATCGCGGAAGTGATCATGATTCCGCTCTCGGGTTTTTTGTCGCGCGCGCTGTCGACGCGCTGGCTTTTCTCCATGTCCGCCGCCGGCTTCACGGTGATGAGCTTTCTCTGCGCGACCGCGTCGTCGATCGATCAGATGATCGTCTATCGCGCGCTGCAGGGCTTCATCGGCGGCGGCATGATCCCGACCGTGTTCGCGACTGCCTTCAGCGCCTTCCCCCGCAACAAGCAGGCCGTCGTCTCGCCCATCATCGGCCTTGTCGCGACGCTGGCGCCGACCATCGGCCCTACGATCGGCGGCTATCTCACCGATATCTTCTCCTGGCACTGGCTGTTTCTGGTCAATATCGTGCCCGGCGTGATCGTGGCGGTCGCGACCTTTCTCCTGGTCGATTTCGACGAACCTGACCTCAAGCTTCTCGACCGCTTCGACTGGTGGGGGCTTTTGTTCATGGCCGGTTTCCTTGGAAGCCTCGAATATGTGCTCGAGGAAGGCCCGACCAACGACTGGTTCGATGATCAGGCGATCGTGGTGCTGACGGTCGTCGCCGCAGCCTCCTGCGTGGCATTTTTCGCCCGGGTGCTGATGGCGAAGATGCCGGTGGTCGATATCCGCGCCTTCAAGGACCGCAACTTCGCCACGGGTTCGGCGTTCAGCTTCGTGATGGGCATCGGCCTCTACGGCCTTACCTATCTTTATCCCGTCTATCTCGGACGCATCCGCGGCTATTCCGCCCTGATGATCGGCGAGACGATGTTCGTCTCGGGTCTCGCGATGTTCTTCGCCGCGCCGCTTGCCGGCCGGCTGATGACCAAGCTCGACCCACGCGTGATGATGGGCCTCGGCTTCGCAGGCTTTGCGCTTGGAACCTGGCAGGTCACGAACATCACATCGGACTGGGATTTCTGGGAGCTGTTCGTGCCGCAGGTGCTGCGCGGCGTGTCGATGATGATCTGCATGGTGCCGATCAGCAACGTGGCGCTTGGCACATTGCCGCCCCAGGAGATCAAGAACGCGTCCGGCTTGTTCAATCTCACGCGCAACCTCGGTGGCGCGGTCGGGCTCGCCCTGATCAACACGCTCCTGAACAATCGGCTCGATCTGCATCTGGCGCGGCTGCACGAGCAGGTGGCCTGGGGCCGTACGGCGGCAGAGGAAACGCTGGCCAAGATGACTCAGGGCTTCTCAGCACTGGGATCGAACGCCGATCTCGCCGCGATCAAGCAACTCGCAGGCATCGTGCGCCAGCAAGCGACAGTCATGGCCTTCGCCGATGTGTTCTATGCCCTGACGTTCCTGTTCCTGGCGCTCGTCGTCATACTGCCTATGGTGAAGAAGCCCCGAGGTGCCGCGGGCAGCGACAGCGGCGGCCATTGA
- a CDS encoding Stress responsive alpha/beta barrel protein has translation MIYFKYIIAVLLIIFIPIGTFFLFFLDVVPRSSPPATRLEHVVLVRFRPDVAKPEIDGMFAALEQLRHSIPGITRIRTGPNSSPEGLARGYNHLFIVDFTSNAARDAYLKDPNHTAVAQQLLGLVEGGEDGLIVADLDLGD, from the coding sequence ATGATATATTTTAAATATATTATCGCAGTACTCCTCATTATTTTTATCCCTATCGGCACATTCTTCCTTTTTTTCTTGGACGTCGTACCAAGGTCGTCACCGCCGGCTACGCGGTTGGAACATGTGGTGCTGGTCCGCTTTCGTCCGGATGTCGCGAAACCGGAGATTGACGGCATGTTCGCCGCTTTGGAACAACTTCGGCACTCCATCCCGGGTATCACCCGCATCCGGACAGGCCCCAACAGCAGCCCGGAGGGGTTGGCTCGCGGCTACAACCACCTGTTCATCGTCGATTTTACGAGTAACGCGGCGCGCGATGCCTATCTCAAGGACCCCAATCACACGGCGGTCGCGCAACAACTCCTCGGTCTCGTGGAGGGAGGCGAGGACGGCCTGATCGTGGCCGATCTCGACCTCGGGGATTGA
- a CDS encoding Gamma-glutamylputrescine oxidase, producing the protein MAQLPTSGTLLNLYEDVPLNAGPATASLADETRADICVIGAGFTGLGAALTLAEGGADVLVVEAGRIGGGASGVNGGQIHPGQRRDQLWLEAKVGEEEAMRLWQFAEEARLWLHDRIKRHGIACDLEPGLLSLAHRRDIAEGMQADALHMANRYGVAGLEILTSADLPRYTGAQGYFGGIFDPHGGHLDPLALTRGLAAAASAAGARIAENTTVRHITRDGAGWRLETTRGGVTARIVVATGDGSLGSLLPEVAAHVVPIVNFMVATEPLGSRAATVLTERYAASDSKFVVNYFKRTADDRLVFGGGESYGNAVPSNIRARVQPRMLKVFPGLADVPLTHAWGGRLGITATRLPFVRKLGSDGGLGSDLYVASGFSGQGVMIGPYTGVAIAEAIGGRSDRFGLMARLPIPRFPGGPLLRRAMVIAAMVGAGLVDRL; encoded by the coding sequence ATGGCCCAGCTTCCGACATCTGGCACGCTCCTCAATCTCTATGAGGACGTGCCACTCAACGCCGGGCCCGCGACGGCCTCGCTCGCTGACGAGACGCGCGCCGATATCTGCGTCATCGGTGCCGGCTTCACCGGGCTTGGCGCCGCATTGACCCTGGCCGAGGGAGGCGCCGATGTGCTCGTCGTCGAGGCAGGCCGCATCGGCGGCGGGGCCTCGGGCGTCAATGGCGGGCAGATTCACCCGGGCCAGCGGCGCGACCAGCTATGGCTGGAAGCGAAGGTCGGCGAGGAGGAGGCGATGCGCCTCTGGCAATTCGCCGAGGAGGCAAGGCTCTGGCTGCATGATCGCATCAAGCGCCACGGCATCGCCTGCGATCTTGAACCGGGGCTCCTCAGCCTCGCCCATCGGCGCGATATCGCCGAGGGGATGCAGGCCGATGCGCTCCATATGGCCAATCGTTACGGCGTTGCCGGGCTTGAAATCCTGACCTCCGCGGACCTGCCGCGCTACACCGGCGCGCAGGGTTATTTCGGCGGGATCTTCGATCCCCATGGCGGGCATCTCGACCCCCTCGCCCTCACCCGCGGCCTTGCCGCTGCGGCGAGCGCCGCCGGGGCGCGTATCGCCGAGAACACGACCGTGCGTCACATCACGCGCGATGGCGCCGGCTGGCGACTGGAGACCACCCGCGGCGGCGTGACCGCACGCATCGTCGTTGCCACAGGCGATGGCAGCCTCGGCAGTCTCCTGCCCGAGGTGGCCGCCCATGTGGTGCCCATCGTGAATTTCATGGTGGCGACGGAGCCGCTCGGCAGCCGCGCGGCGACGGTGCTGACTGAGCGCTATGCGGCCTCCGATAGCAAATTCGTGGTCAACTACTTCAAACGGACTGCTGACGACCGCCTGGTTTTCGGCGGCGGAGAAAGCTACGGCAACGCGGTGCCGTCCAACATCCGTGCCCGTGTTCAGCCGCGCATGCTCAAGGTCTTCCCCGGTCTTGCCGACGTTCCGCTCACTCACGCCTGGGGTGGACGCCTCGGCATAACGGCGACCCGCCTGCCCTTCGTCCGCAAACTTGGATCCGATGGTGGGCTTGGATCCGATCTCTACGTGGCGTCAGGCTTTTCGGGCCAGGGCGTCATGATCGGTCCCTATACGGGTGTCGCCATCGCCGAGGCGATCGGAGGGCGGAGCGATCGCTTCGGGCTCATGGCGAGACTGCCGATTCCACGGTTCCCGGGCGGGCCGCTGCTGCGACGCGCGATGGTCATCGCCGCCATGGTCGGCGCCGGACTTGTCGATCGGCTCTGA
- a CDS encoding L-glutamine synthetase, translating to MAKHDKKGTKLPQNNRGAADIEAARAFVDTRGIEDIECCVPNQAGVARGKMMPTEKFFGSPNLSLPGAIFYQTISGDYPDDVVDKEMPTDGDLILEPDFSTLTVVPWASDPTAQIIHDAYFRDGRPVETSPRQVLKRVVDMYRQRGWQPIVAPEIEFYLVKRNTDPDYPLEPPIGRSGRAEIGRQAYSIAAVNEFDALFDLIYDYSEAQGLEIDTLIHEEGAGQMEINLRHGDPIDLADQVFLFKRTIREAAMAHDMYATFMAKPIAHQPGSAMHIHMSVVDAETGANIFTNQADGQPTQEFFSYIAGLQTHLPAAMAMLAPYVNSYRRLTRHSTAPINTRWGYDNRTTGLRVPPSSPEARRVENRVPSSDANPYLAIASSLACGLLGVDRRLRPGEPVPGSAYDLDHDLPLGLLESVAALEESEAMREILGESFVRAFTAVKRSEFETFMEVISPWEREYLLLNV from the coding sequence ATGGCGAAGCACGACAAAAAGGGCACCAAGCTCCCGCAGAACAACCGGGGAGCGGCCGATATCGAAGCAGCGCGCGCCTTTGTCGACACGCGGGGCATTGAGGATATCGAGTGCTGCGTGCCTAATCAGGCCGGTGTCGCCCGCGGCAAGATGATGCCAACCGAGAAATTCTTCGGTAGCCCCAATCTCAGTTTGCCGGGCGCCATCTTCTACCAGACCATCTCAGGCGACTACCCCGATGACGTCGTCGACAAGGAGATGCCGACCGACGGCGACCTGATTCTGGAACCCGATTTCTCGACGCTGACCGTCGTGCCGTGGGCCAGCGACCCCACGGCCCAGATCATCCATGACGCCTATTTCCGCGACGGGCGCCCGGTCGAGACGTCGCCGCGGCAGGTGTTGAAGCGCGTCGTCGACATGTACCGCCAGCGCGGCTGGCAGCCGATTGTCGCGCCGGAAATCGAGTTTTACCTCGTCAAGCGCAACACCGACCCGGACTATCCGCTGGAGCCGCCGATCGGGCGATCCGGCCGGGCCGAGATTGGCCGACAGGCCTATTCGATTGCGGCCGTCAACGAATTCGATGCCTTGTTCGATCTCATCTACGACTACTCGGAGGCTCAGGGCCTGGAAATCGACACCCTGATTCACGAGGAAGGCGCGGGCCAGATGGAGATCAACCTCCGACACGGCGATCCCATCGATCTCGCCGATCAGGTGTTTCTGTTCAAGCGCACCATTCGCGAGGCGGCGATGGCGCATGACATGTATGCGACGTTCATGGCAAAGCCCATCGCCCATCAGCCGGGCTCGGCCATGCATATCCATATGTCGGTTGTCGACGCGGAAACGGGCGCGAACATCTTCACCAACCAAGCCGACGGTCAGCCGACCCAGGAGTTCTTCTCCTATATCGCCGGCCTGCAGACGCATCTGCCCGCCGCGATGGCCATGCTCGCTCCTTATGTGAACTCTTACCGGCGCCTTACGCGCCACTCGACCGCGCCTATCAATACGCGCTGGGGTTACGATAACCGCACGACCGGCCTCAGGGTCCCGCCATCAAGCCCGGAAGCGCGCCGTGTCGAGAACCGGGTCCCCTCCTCCGACGCCAATCCTTATCTCGCCATAGCGTCCTCGCTTGCCTGTGGGCTTCTCGGCGTCGACCGGCGGCTGCGACCCGGCGAACCGGTCCCCGGCTCGGCCTATGACCTTGATCACGATCTGCCGCTCGGTCTGCTTGAGTCGGTGGCGGCGTTGGAGGAAAGCGAGGCCATGCGTGAGATCCTGGGCGAGAGCTTCGTACGCGCCTTCACCGCCGTGAAGCGTTCGGAGTTCGAAACCTTCATGGAAGTCATCAGCCCGTGGGAGCGCGAATACCTGCTTCTCAATGTCTGA
- the potH gene encoding putrescine ABC transporter membrane subunit PotH has product MFAPILPYGTDMTIPHSQSRIRPLMQAAVPAIPYVWLLVFFLVPFGIVLKLSLSQTASAMPPYQPVLNLSEGLAGIAAFLSGLKLDNFFLLMEDFFYVEAVLSSVRIAATATAILVVIGFPFAYAMAKAPPHRRPLLVLLVILPFWMSFLIRVYAWIGILRPQGLLDAVLMGAGLTSAPLGLLQTETAVLIGLVYCYLPFMILPLFASLEKFDWTLLEAADDLGARPWRSFRKVTLPLALPGLAAGALLCFIPIMGEYVIPELLGGTDTLMIGKTLSDEFFKNRDWPLASAVAIVLLVIIIGPITLHRSMEMRRLEQVR; this is encoded by the coding sequence ATGTTTGCGCCGATTCTTCCTTACGGGACGGACATGACGATACCCCATTCGCAGAGCCGGATACGACCCTTGATGCAAGCGGCGGTGCCGGCCATCCCCTATGTGTGGCTTCTCGTCTTCTTTCTTGTTCCCTTCGGTATCGTGCTGAAGCTGTCGCTGTCGCAGACGGCGAGCGCCATGCCGCCCTACCAGCCCGTGCTGAACCTCTCCGAGGGGCTCGCGGGCATCGCGGCGTTCCTCTCCGGCCTGAAGCTCGATAACTTCTTTTTGTTGATGGAGGATTTCTTCTACGTCGAGGCGGTGCTGTCGTCGGTACGTATCGCCGCGACCGCGACGGCGATCCTCGTCGTCATCGGTTTTCCCTTCGCCTATGCCATGGCGAAGGCACCTCCGCATCGGCGGCCGTTGCTCGTTCTCCTCGTCATCTTGCCATTCTGGATGAGCTTTCTCATTCGCGTCTATGCCTGGATCGGCATCCTGCGTCCGCAGGGGCTCCTGGACGCGGTGCTCATGGGCGCCGGTCTCACCAGCGCGCCGCTCGGCCTGTTGCAGACGGAGACGGCGGTGCTCATCGGCCTCGTCTATTGCTACCTGCCGTTCATGATCCTGCCGCTGTTCGCGTCTCTGGAGAAATTCGACTGGACGCTGCTGGAGGCCGCCGACGATCTCGGCGCGCGGCCGTGGCGGAGCTTCCGCAAGGTGACGCTGCCGCTGGCGTTGCCGGGCTTGGCCGCCGGGGCCTTGCTCTGCTTCATCCCGATCATGGGGGAATACGTCATTCCCGAACTCCTCGGCGGCACGGACACGTTGATGATCGGCAAGACCCTGTCGGACGAGTTCTTCAAGAACAGGGACTGGCCGCTCGCCTCGGCGGTGGCGATCGTGCTGCTCGTCATCATCATCGGCCCGATCACCCTGCATCGGTCGATGGAGATGCGCCGGCTGGAGCAGGTCCGATGA
- the potI gene encoding putrescine ABC transporter membrane subunit PotI gives MIRRLSRLDSTVLTLGFVFLYLPLVVLVIYSFNGSQLVAVWGGFSTRWYSEVWNNAQLIDALWTSIGVALVSASLATVLGTLAALALVRYGRFRGRALFTGMVYAPLVMPEVITGLALLLFFVSLDIGRGFWTVTLAHTSFTMSFVAVVVQSRLIAFDRSLEEAALDLGSPPLRTFFKVTLPLIAPSVAAGFLLALTLSLDDVVIASFTTGPGTSTLPIEIFNKARRGLSPEINALCTLMLLAVTILVIASSLATKARSDDARAL, from the coding sequence ATGATTCGCCGACTCTCCCGTCTCGACTCTACCGTGCTGACCTTGGGCTTCGTTTTTCTCTATCTGCCGCTTGTCGTTCTGGTGATCTATTCGTTCAACGGCTCGCAACTCGTGGCGGTGTGGGGCGGGTTCTCGACACGCTGGTACAGCGAGGTCTGGAACAATGCGCAGCTCATCGATGCGCTATGGACATCCATCGGCGTCGCGCTCGTCTCGGCGAGCCTCGCGACTGTCCTGGGCACGCTGGCCGCACTGGCGCTCGTGCGCTACGGACGCTTTCGCGGGAGGGCCTTGTTCACCGGCATGGTCTATGCGCCGCTGGTGATGCCCGAAGTGATCACCGGCCTCGCGCTTCTGCTCTTTTTCGTTTCGCTGGATATCGGACGAGGCTTCTGGACCGTGACGCTCGCACACACGAGCTTCACCATGAGCTTCGTCGCGGTCGTCGTGCAATCGCGACTGATCGCCTTCGACCGCAGCCTCGAGGAGGCGGCGCTCGACCTGGGCTCGCCGCCGTTGCGCACCTTCTTCAAGGTAACACTGCCGCTCATCGCGCCGTCGGTCGCGGCCGGGTTTCTACTGGCGCTGACGCTCTCGCTCGACGATGTCGTTATCGCGAGCTTCACCACCGGTCCGGGCACGTCGACCCTGCCTATCGAGATCTTCAACAAGGCACGCCGGGGCCTGTCGCCCGAGATCAACGCGCTGTGCACCCTGATGCTGCTTGCCGTGACTATCCTCGTTATCGCTTCGTCGCTGGCCACGAAGGCGAGGAGTGATGATGCCAGAGCGCTTTAG
- a CDS encoding AsmA protein, producing MTRRTFFLLASISFVLALAAVTPWAVPSLRLDRELAKQVEHVTGLTLVSEGDATLTLLPVPRITLPDVTLRAANGQRMIFARQLRADINLLAFFGSRRIAIAEATFVAPAVHLRPLTSPDLWPVLQQRLNDTSAPVTPTRLTLLRGQLLDDDDNDLADEIDLFAKWSPQDDDLDVQGRARWRGEMVDFRAINLQPRSLAAGQSSPAWISVSSRLLSASLLGTIESMESLRTRGRYSLKSPSLSDAVMWLDRRLPLAAQISSFALSGDGDLSLRGGSIPAAKIELGKNPLEGALVLRVEGDRPALSATVAADTLDLDRLLQPLAPARSSWGSWSRETFAPMLDSASLDIRLSANAARLGALTFEGVAAGIMMNAGRIEVSVGRAALGQGTLKGRLIMTQSQAPGIEAKLMGSFDQVEVGDVINEVFANRRITGLAQGQIALESSGRSFATLASELGGKLTLNLRQGEIAGLDLAEIAKRVQARPLSTAVEWRGGRTNFEQIALGLAITNGVGEITEATMNAPGLRGNLGGRIDIADRQLSLRGVVTAPTTAVPGKGFPLGITGNWDSPSIAPDIQALIERSSVTAPLFAAPIDRRQRGPARIEAIKAQ from the coding sequence ATGACCCGACGGACATTTTTCCTCCTCGCATCGATTTCGTTTGTGCTGGCGCTTGCGGCGGTAACGCCTTGGGCTGTGCCCAGCCTCAGGCTCGACCGCGAGTTGGCAAAGCAGGTCGAACACGTGACCGGCCTGACGCTGGTTTCGGAGGGGGACGCCACGCTTACCCTGCTGCCGGTCCCACGGATCACCCTGCCCGACGTGACGCTTCGCGCCGCCAATGGCCAGCGTATGATCTTCGCGCGCCAGCTTCGCGCCGACATCAATCTGCTCGCCTTTTTCGGCTCGCGTCGCATCGCCATTGCGGAGGCGACCTTCGTCGCCCCGGCCGTGCATCTGCGCCCCTTGACCAGTCCCGATCTGTGGCCCGTCTTGCAGCAGCGGCTCAACGACACGAGCGCGCCGGTGACGCCCACGCGGCTCACGCTTTTGCGCGGGCAGTTGCTCGATGATGACGACAACGACCTCGCTGACGAGATCGATCTTTTCGCCAAATGGTCCCCGCAGGATGATGATCTCGATGTCCAGGGCCGGGCGCGCTGGCGTGGGGAGATGGTCGATTTCCGCGCCATTAACCTCCAGCCGCGCAGCCTGGCGGCCGGACAAAGCTCGCCAGCCTGGATCTCGGTTTCGTCGCGCCTCCTCTCCGCTTCGCTCCTGGGAACCATCGAGTCGATGGAGTCCCTGCGCACGCGCGGTCGCTATAGCCTGAAGAGCCCTTCTCTCTCCGACGCGGTCATGTGGCTCGACAGGCGGTTGCCGCTTGCGGCCCAGATCAGCAGCTTCGCGCTGAGCGGCGACGGCGATCTTTCATTGCGCGGCGGATCCATTCCGGCAGCGAAGATCGAGCTTGGCAAGAACCCGCTCGAAGGTGCGCTTGTGCTGCGCGTCGAGGGAGACCGCCCCGCCCTGTCGGCCACCGTCGCGGCGGACACGCTCGATCTCGACCGGCTGCTGCAGCCACTCGCCCCCGCGCGTTCTTCCTGGGGCAGCTGGAGCCGCGAGACATTCGCGCCCATGCTTGATAGCGCCAGCCTCGACATTCGTCTTTCAGCCAATGCGGCACGCCTCGGCGCACTCACCTTCGAGGGTGTCGCCGCCGGCATCATGATGAACGCTGGCCGCATCGAAGTCTCCGTCGGGCGCGCCGCGCTCGGCCAGGGCACCCTCAAGGGCCGGCTGATCATGACCCAGAGCCAGGCACCCGGCATCGAGGCCAAACTCATGGGCAGCTTCGACCAGGTCGAGGTCGGCGACGTCATCAACGAGGTTTTCGCCAACCGGCGCATAACCGGACTTGCCCAAGGACAGATCGCGCTCGAATCCAGCGGTCGCTCCTTCGCCACGCTTGCCAGCGAGCTTGGTGGCAAGCTCACCCTCAACCTGCGCCAGGGCGAGATCGCCGGGCTCGACCTGGCTGAGATCGCCAAGCGCGTGCAGGCCCGGCCGCTTTCGACCGCCGTGGAATGGCGGGGCGGTCGCACCAATTTCGAACAGATTGCCCTTGGCCTCGCCATTACAAACGGCGTCGGCGAAATCACGGAAGCCACGATGAACGCCCCGGGCCTGCGGGGCAATCTCGGAGGGCGGATCGATATCGCGGACCGTCAGCTCAGCCTGCGCGGCGTGGTCACCGCGCCAACGACCGCCGTGCCGGGCAAGGGCTTCCCACTCGGCATCACCGGAAATTGGGACAGCCCCTCCATCGCCCCCGATATCCAGGCGCTCATCGAGCGTTCATCGGTGACAGCGCCCCTGTTCGCCGCACCCATCGACAGGCGCCAGCGCGGTCCCGCGCGCATCGAAGCCATCAAAGCGCAATAG
- a CDS encoding hypothetical protein (Evidence 5 : Unknown function) produces MRREGEAALSYGRQCWPLRNFGKVFERLGGSARPAWLPLKRLGDSFVLSVDPFIDFWS; encoded by the coding sequence GTGCGCCGCGAGGGCGAGGCGGCTCTCTCATATGGCCGACAATGTTGGCCGCTGAGGAATTTTGGTAAGGTTTTCGAGAGGTTAGGCGGCAGTGCCCGACCTGCTTGGCTGCCTCTCAAGCGACTGGGCGATTCGTTCGTCCTGTCTGTTGACCCGTTCATTGATTTTTGGTCATGA
- the acsA gene encoding Acetoacetyl-coenzyme A synthetase has product MTSSQPIWTPDAAEASLSTVARFMRFLGARAGRSFSSYRELHAFSVADRAAFWSALWDFCGVVGERTDEVLMQDSMPGATFFPGARLNFAENLLQRQDHATAIVFRGEDKEEARLSFADLHSLVSRIQQWLESLGVGPGHRVAAMMPNRPETVAAMLATAALGATWSSCSPDFGVHGVLDRFGQITPTVLFAVDGYWYAGKRIAVGDKVREIVAQLPSLKAVALVPYLGDAEDLADTIPLAVYLPEVLAAFPSRAIRFPRFSFDHPLYILFSSGTTGVPKCIVHGAGGALLQHLKEHRLHFDIRAGDRVFYFTTCGWMMWNWLAAVLASDATIILYDGSPLHPSPNVLFDYAEDERVTLFGTSAKFIDSCHKAGIRPRDSYDLSTVRVIASTGSPLSSESFDYIYDAVTPDAQLVSMSGGTDILGCFVLGEPTSPVWKGEIQAPGLGLAIEVWDDDGRPMTHGKGELVCSKAFPTMPLGFWNDPDGSRYRASYFERFPGVWCHGDFAEWTEHGGIVIHGRSDATLNPGGVRIGTAEIYAQLDRMPEVLEGIAIGQEWDNDVRVVLFVRLADGARLDETLEQAIRAAIRHGASPRHVPAKIIAVADIPRTKSGKITELAVRDVVHGRPVKNADSLANPEALDLFRDRPELRV; this is encoded by the coding sequence ATGACATCGTCGCAACCGATCTGGACGCCGGATGCGGCGGAAGCGTCCCTATCAACAGTTGCGCGTTTCATGCGTTTTCTCGGCGCGCGCGCCGGGCGGTCCTTTTCTTCCTATCGCGAGCTCCACGCTTTCTCGGTTGCGGATCGCGCAGCCTTCTGGTCTGCCCTGTGGGACTTCTGCGGTGTCGTGGGCGAACGCACCGATGAGGTGCTCATGCAGGACAGCATGCCGGGAGCCACGTTTTTTCCAGGTGCACGGCTCAACTTCGCGGAGAATCTTCTGCAGCGGCAGGACCATGCCACGGCCATCGTTTTTCGCGGGGAGGACAAGGAGGAGGCCAGGCTCTCCTTTGCCGACTTGCACAGCCTCGTTTCCCGCATCCAGCAATGGCTGGAAAGCCTTGGCGTCGGCCCCGGACATCGCGTCGCGGCGATGATGCCGAACCGCCCGGAGACCGTCGCCGCGATGTTGGCGACCGCAGCGCTCGGCGCGACCTGGTCTTCCTGCTCGCCGGATTTCGGCGTCCATGGCGTGCTCGATCGTTTCGGACAGATCACGCCGACCGTGCTCTTCGCGGTCGACGGCTATTGGTACGCCGGCAAGCGCATCGCGGTCGGCGACAAGGTGAGGGAGATCGTCGCCCAGTTGCCCAGCCTCAAGGCGGTCGCGCTCGTCCCCTATCTCGGCGATGCCGAGGATCTTGCCGACACCATTCCCCTGGCTGTCTACCTGCCGGAGGTGCTCGCGGCCTTCCCGTCGCGGGCCATACGCTTTCCGCGCTTTTCCTTCGATCATCCTCTCTACATTCTCTTTTCGTCCGGGACCACGGGGGTGCCCAAATGCATCGTGCATGGGGCCGGCGGCGCGCTTCTTCAGCACCTCAAGGAGCACCGCCTGCATTTCGACATCCGCGCCGGGGACCGGGTCTTCTATTTCACGACATGCGGTTGGATGATGTGGAACTGGCTTGCCGCCGTCCTCGCCAGCGATGCGACCATCATCCTCTACGACGGCTCGCCGCTGCATCCCTCGCCGAACGTGCTCTTCGACTATGCCGAGGACGAGCGTGTGACCTTGTTCGGCACCTCGGCGAAATTCATCGACAGTTGCCACAAGGCCGGCATACGCCCGCGCGACAGCTATGATCTGTCAACCGTCCGCGTCATCGCCTCGACGGGCTCACCCCTTTCGTCCGAGAGCTTCGACTACATCTATGACGCGGTGACGCCGGACGCCCAGCTCGTCTCGATGTCCGGGGGCACGGATATCCTCGGCTGCTTCGTTCTTGGTGAGCCGACATCGCCGGTGTGGAAGGGTGAGATCCAGGCGCCCGGTCTCGGATTGGCCATCGAGGTCTGGGACGACGATGGCCGTCCGATGACGCATGGCAAGGGCGAGCTCGTCTGTTCCAAGGCCTTTCCCACAATGCCGCTCGGCTTCTGGAACGACCCCGACGGCAGCCGCTATCGCGCGAGCTATTTCGAGCGCTTTCCAGGCGTGTGGTGCCATGGCGACTTTGCCGAATGGACCGAGCATGGAGGCATCGTGATCCACGGGCGTTCGGACGCGACCCTCAATCCTGGCGGCGTACGGATCGGCACGGCTGAAATCTATGCCCAGCTCGATCGGATGCCGGAGGTGCTGGAGGGAATCGCCATCGGGCAGGAGTGGGACAACGACGTACGCGTCGTTCTTTTCGTGCGGCTCGCTGACGGAGCCCGGCTCGACGAGACGCTTGAGCAGGCAATACGTGCTGCAATCCGGCACGGCGCAAGTCCAAGACACGTTCCGGCCAAGATCATTGCGGTGGCGGATATTCCACGAACAAAGTCAGGCAAGATCACCGAGCTCGCCGTGCGCGACGTCGTTCACGGCCGGCCCGTGAAAAATGCGGATTCGCTCGCCAATCCGGAAGCGCTCGATCTGTTCCGCGATCGGCCGGAATTACGGGTGTAG